In one Saimiri boliviensis isolate mSaiBol1 chromosome 19, mSaiBol1.pri, whole genome shotgun sequence genomic region, the following are encoded:
- the LOC101029974 gene encoding late cornified envelope protein 3B: MSCQQNQQQSQPPPKCPSPKCPPKSPAQCLPPVSSCCAPSPGGCGGPSSEGGCCLSHHRCHRSHRCRRQRSNSCGRGSGQQGGGSSCGHGSGGCC; the protein is encoded by the coding sequence ATGTCCTGCCAGCAGAACCAGCAGCAGAGCCAGCCCCCACCCAAGTGCCCCTCACCCAAGTGCCCCCCAAAGAGCCCAGCACAGTGTCTGCCTCCAGTCTCCTCCTGCTGTGCTCCAAGCCCTGGGGGCTGCGGTGGCCCCAGCTCTGAGGGCGGCTGCTGCCTGAGCCACCACAGGTGCCACAGGTCCCATCGATGCCGGCGCCAGCGATCCAACTCCTGTGGCAGGGGCAGTGGTCAGCAAGGTGGGGGCTCCTCCTGTGGCCATGGCTCTGGAGGCTGCTGCTGA
- the LOC101030284 gene encoding late cornified envelope protein 3D, translating into MSCQQNQQQCQPPPKCPSPKCPPKSPAQCLPPASSGCAPISGGCGSSSEGGCCLSHHRRHHRCRRQRSNSCDRGSGQQGGGSGCGHSSGGCC; encoded by the coding sequence ATGTCCTGCCAGCAGAACCAGCAGCAGTGCCAGCCCCCACCCAAGTGCCCCTCACCCAAGTGCCCCCCAAAGAGCCCAGCACAGTGTCTGCCTCCAGCTTCCTCTGGCTGTGCCCCAATCTCCGGGGGCTGTGGCTCCAGCTCCGAGGGCGGCTGCTGCTTGAGCCACCACAGGCGCCACCACCGATGCCGGCGCCAGCGCTCCAACTCCTGTGACAGGGGCAGTGGTCAGCAAGGCGGGGGCTCCGGCTGTGgccacagttctgggggctgctGCTGA
- the KPLCE gene encoding protein KPLCE, translating into MCDQQKQPQFPPSCVKGSGLGAGQGTNGASVKCPAPCQTKTVCVTGPAPCPTQTYVKCQVPCQTQTYVKCPAPCQTTYVKCPAPCQTTYVKCPAPCQTTYVKCPAPCQTTYVKCPAPCQTTYVKCPVPCQTTYVKCPTPCQTSVKYPAPCQTQTRYVQCASPCQSYYVQAPASGSTSGCCVPDPCSAPCSTSYCCLAPRTFGVSPLRRWIQRPQDCNTGSSGCCENSGSSGGCCSGGCGCGCGGGSSGCCGSGCCCLGIIPMRSRGPACCDHEDDCCC; encoded by the coding sequence ATGTGTGACCAGCAGAAGCAGCCACAGTTCCCTCCATCTTGTGTGAAAGGTTCGGGACTGGGGGCTGGACAGGGTACCAATGGTGCCTCTGTGAAATGCCCAGCTCCATGCCAAACCAAAACTGTCTGCGTGACGGGCCCTGCTCCATGCCCCACTCAAACCTATGTGAAGTGCCAAGTTCCATGCCAGACTCAAACCTACGTGAAGTGCCCAGCTCCCTGCCAGACGACCTATGTGAAATGCCCAGCTCCCTGCCAGACGACCTATGTGAAATGCCCAGCTCCCTGCCAGACGACCTATGTGAAATGCCCAGCTCCCTGCCAGACGACCTATGTGAAATGCCCAGCTCCCTGCCAGACGACCTATGTGAAATGCCCAGTTCCCTGCCAGACGACCTATGTGAAATGCCCAACTCCCTGCCAGACTTCTGTCAAGTACCCAGCTCCCTGCCAGACCCAGACGCGCTATGTCCAGTGTGCTTCTCCTTGTCAGAGTTATTATGTTCAAGCTCCTGCAAGTGGCTCGACCTCTGGGTGCTGTGTCCCTGATCCATGCTCTGCTCCCTGTTCCACCAGCTACTGTTGTCTGGCTCCCCGGACCTTCGGGGTGAGTCCCCTGAGACGCTGGATTCAGCGACCCCAGGACTGCAACACAGGATCGTCTGGCTGCTGTGAGAATTCGGGAAGCTCTGGAGGCTGCTGCTCTGGGGGCTGTGGCTGCGGCTGCGGAGGTGGTAGCTCTGGATGCTGTGGCTCTGGGTGCTGCTGTTTGGGAATTATTCCCATGAGGTCCCGAGGTCCTGCATGCTGTGACCATGAGGATGACTGCTGCTGCTGA
- the LOC101029654 gene encoding late cornified envelope protein 2D, giving the protein MSCQQNQQQCQPPPKCPPKCTPKCPPKCPPKCPPQCPAPCPPPVSSCCGPSSGGCCGSSSGGCCSSGGGGCCLSHHRPHLFHRRRHQSSDCCESEPSGGSGCCHSSGGCC; this is encoded by the coding sequence ATGTCTTGCCAGCAAAACCAGCAGCAGTGCCAGCCCCCTCCCAAGTGTCCTCCCAAGTGCACCCCAAAATGTCCACCTAAGTGTCCCCCCAAATGCCCACCCCAGTGCCCAGCCCCATGCCCACCTCCAGTCTCCTcctgctgtggtcccagctctggGGGCTGCTGTGGCTCCAGCTCTGGGGGCTGCTGCAGCTCTGGGGGTGGTGGCTGCTGCCTGAGCCACCACAGGCCCCATCTCTTCCACCGGCGCCGGCACCAGAGCTCTGACTGCTGTGAGAGTGAACCCTCCGGGGGCTCTGGCTGCTGCCACAGCTCTGGGGGCTGCTGCTGA